The Mangrovibacterium diazotrophicum genome segment ATGGCATATTAGGAATCTCTATTGGGGTCTGCGCAACTCCACTACAGTAAGGAGTTATTGAGGCTGTTTCAGTCTGCCCAAAAGCAGGAAAAGTGACGTAGGTTTTTTCCGTATTCACGGTCGCTAAAATCGCGCCGTATGGATAACCATTTTCCGTATCAACCAAATCGGACGGTACAACATGATAACTATAAGCTGGGTTTCCTTGGCTATCCAATCCATCGTAAGTCCAACGCTGAACAATCACATTCGCATCGGCACCTCCCTGTTGGAATTCAACAGAAATCAGGTAATCATCAACTGTACGGCCACCATCCGGTCCATCGGAATGGAAATGGCCCGATGCACTACCTTCCGGAATTGAGTCAATCCACAGAGCTGCCTGCAAAAACTCAAAATCGATATAACTGCTCCCATCCGTATCCTCCCTGTCACCTGCAAAGGCACACCATAAGTCCTTTGGATTTCCCTTCTTGCCATCAATACCATATAGACTTGGGTCTCCCCAGGAAAATAAGGCACCGGCACTCTGTATCTCATTTTTGGTCGGGTTCGAGCCTTCACCCCACTTGTATGTATTCGGATCATCGTCAATTTTGGAAGAGGTGATAAAAACGGTCGGGTCTTTATTCGTAATATCATCGACATAAACGACCACCGTATCATCATCTACACCAGGAGTATATTCCGTACCTGGGGGAGGGATTGCATAAACAGTATCTCCCACAACAGTCAGCACACCGCCTCCGGGACCATCCCAGGGGCCGTTACAAAGCCCAAAATCAATATCATTCCATAAAAAAATATCACCGGAGGTGCCGAAATAATGCACCACCTGAACCCCGACAGAATCCTCTTTTTCTACAGGGGTTCCATCTGGGTAAGTTACATAAAGAACACTATCCGGATGATAGTTCGCATAAGCATTACCATCGATAGCCGTACCGTTTGCCGGAGATATTACCGGAGCAATACCCAGAATATTACCGGTAATATCACTCGTTTTCTGTGCCGTCGACGTTAAAGGTGCTAAAAACAATGTTAGTACCAGGGAAATAATCGTTAATCCACAGTACCAACATCGACTTACACTTTTCTTAGAGGGAGAGAGGTAAAGGTTCTCCATAGTTTCATGAATTTAGGATTCGATTTGTTTTTGCAATGGTTTTCAACCTTGGTTTAGTTATTTGACGATTTAAAATCGAATGCAAAAACGATTTGTATACATACAATAATTCCCTTTTTCACAGGGAATCGCAACAGAGAGTTTCGGACTTGAGAGTCTTAAAAGTTATAGCAAAAGATAGTCGAAAACCGAGCGGACTTCAATCAGGAATCTTACGGATATTTTGAGACCAAACACCTGTATAAAAAGACCTTTAAGACATTAAAATTCTCGTCCGCAAACCAACTTCAGTAAGCAATTCTGACATAAAAAAAGGAGATCGGCCTAAGCCAATCCCCTCTCAAATCATTCATTTATCATCAAACACAGGAAAGCCGGACACGCTTGCCCGGCCTTCCATTAATTCCAGAAATGATGCTCTCTACCTCTTATCAAAGTAGTTTCTTAATGAGATGACTATTCAGACTATTTCGGTCATTTCTGTTGATCGTAAATCAACTGACCATTAAGTACGGTGTCGCCCAAGGTAAACCGGTAGATATAAGCACCTGATACGATGCCATCCGGTGTATATTGAGTGACTACATTTTGTCCTTTGGTTACCTGCTGTTTCAGAATGACAGCCACTTTCTGACCGAACATGTTGAACAGTTCGATTTTGGCTGTACCATCCCGATCGGCAATAAACTCGAAGGTGATCTTATCAGAGAACGGGTTCGGATACGCGTTCACCACCGTTGCTGATTTCAGAGTTGTCAGTGTAGCTGACTCCTGAATTTCAGGACAGCTAATCGCATCTGCATAAGTACCGCTGTCGGATGATGAAGGCGGTGTAAAGCCCTCGATTTTACAGCTAACAGCATGTACAATTATCCATACCGGACCGGAAACATTCGTAAATTGGACGGTATAGCTCGTTGGCATATCCATATTTGCATCACCGAACGTGTATTGTCCCGGAGCAACCGTGTAACTTCCGTTTTTCATCGGGAACATATCACATCCGACGTTGACATGAACTTCGTCCAGGTAATACGGAGCGTTGAGCATATAAACTACCGTAACGGTATTACCTGAATAAGTGACATGAGCGGAACCAATCGAAGCGGTTATCGGATCGCAATCCGGATTTCCGGCGTAAATTGGCCAGTACTCATCTGTACCTTCCGTCAACGTGTTGGTCCAGCCCCAGTTACTAAATCCGTGATCATAGAAACATTCATTGTGATCACTGCGGGCATAAGCCGTGTTACAACTTGGATTACAAGTGTAGGTAATTATTTGCTCACAGGTTGATGAATTACCACAATCGTCGGTTGCTGTCCAGGTTCGGGTTGTTGTCCAGCCATTCAACATACTTACCGTTTCATCACTATAACTGATTAGCGGATTCGGATCGCAATTGTCTGTTGCAGTCGCCTCACCCGTATCTCCAACATCATCACAAACCGTAAACACATCAACCGGACAAGTAATTACCGGAGGTGTCATATCATAATGACGGGTAATGCGTAAGGTTTTCTGAATAGCTGCATTCAAACAGTCATCAGTGATATTGAAAGTATAATCCCGGTATTGGGTACATTCATCAACAGAACCTTCACCAACCATCACACCGTCTACCGTACCGCTCAGCTCACCACCGATTCCGCAATTGTCGGTCCAGCCGGTACTCACAGTTGTTGGCCAAGCCACATTACAGGCTGTGGCATCCCATGGTGTCGGATCTGCCAAAACAGGTGCTGTCATATCATAGTGACGGGTGATGCGTAAGGTTTTCTGAATAGCTGCATTCAAACAGTCATCGGTGATATCGAAGGTATAATCCCGGTATTGGGTACATTCATCAACAAAACCGTCGTCAACCATTACACCATCTACCGTGCCGCTCAGTTCACCGCCTATTCCGCAATTGTCGGTCCAGCCAGTACTCACAGTTGTTGGCCATGCAACATTACATGCTGTGGCATCCCATGGTGTCGGATCTGCCAAAACAGGTGCAGTTACATCATAGTGACGGGTAATGCGTAAGGTTTTCTGAATAGCTGCATTCAAACAGTCATCGGTGATATCGAAAGTATAATCCCGGTATTGGGTACATTCATCAACATAACCGTCGTCAACCATTACACCATCTACCGTACCACTCAGTTCACCACCGATTCCGCAATTGTCGGTCCAGCCGGTGCTAACGGTCGTTGGCCATGCAACATTACATGCTGTGGCATCCCATGGTGTCGGATCTGCCAAAACAGGTGCAGTTACATCATAGTGACGGGTAATGCGCAGGGTTTTCTGAATAGCTGCATTCAAACAGTCATCGGTAATATCGAAAGTATAATCCCGGTATTGGGTACATTCATCAACTGAACCTTCACCAACCATCACACCATCTACCGTTCCGCTCAGTTCACCACCGATTCCGCAATTGTCAGTCCAGCCGGTGCTTACGGTTGTTGGCCATGCAACATTACAGGCTGTAGCATCCCATGGTGTCGGATCTGCCAAAACAGGTGCAGTTACATCATAGTGACGGGTAATGCGTAAGGTTTTCTGAATAGCTGCATTCAAACAGTCATCGGTAATATCGAAAGTATAATCCCGGTATTGGGTACATTCATCAACAAAACCGTCATCCACCATCACGCCATCTACCGTACCGCTGAGTTCTCCGCCGATTCCGCAATTGTCAGTCCAGCCGGTGCTTACTGTTGTTGGCCATGCAACATTACAGGCTGTAGCATCCCATGGTGTCGGATCTGCCAAAACAGGTGCAGTTACATCATAGTGACGGGTAATGCGCAAGGTTTTCTGAATCGCTGCATTCAAACAGTCATCGGTAATATCGAAAGTATAATCCCGGTATTGGGTACATTCATCAACAAAACCGTCGTCAACCATTACACCATCTACCGTACCACTCAGTTCTCCGCCGATTCCGCAATTGTCGGTCCAGCCGGTGCTAACGGTCGTTGGCCATGCAACATTACATGCTGTGGCATCCCATGGTGTCGGATCTGCCAAAACAGGTGCTGTCATATCATAGTGACGGGTAATGCGTAAGGTTTTCTGAATGGCTGCATTCAAACAGTCATCGGTAATATCGAAGGTATAATCCCGGTATTGGGTACATTCATCAACAGAACCTTCACCAACCATCACACCGTCTACCGTTCCGCTCAGTTCACCACCAATTCCACAATTGTCGGTCCAACCGGTACTAACGGTCGTTGGCCATGCAACATTACAAGCTGTAGCATCCCACGGTGTCGGATCAGCCAGAACAGGTGCTGTCATATCATAGTGACGGGTAATACGTAAGGTTTTCTGAATGGCTGCATTCAAACAGTCATCGGTGATATCGAAAGTATAATCCCGGTATTGGGTACATTCATCAACAAAACCGTCATCCACCATCACGCCATCTACCGTACCGCTGAGTTCTCCGCCGATTCCGCAATTGTCAGTCCAGCCGGTGCTTACTGTTGTTGGCCATGCAACATTACAGGCTGTAGCATCCCATGGTGTCGGATCTGCCAAAACTGGTGCAGTTACATCATAGTGACGGGTAATGCGCAAGGTTTTCTGAATGGCTGCGTTACCACAATCATCAGAAATATCGAAGGTGTAATCCCGGTATTGGGTACATTCATCAACAGAACCTTCACCAACCATCACACCGTCTACCGTACCGCTCAGTTCACCACCAATTCCACAATTGTCGGTCCAGCCGGTGCTCACCGTTGTTGGCCAAGCCACATTACATGCTGTGGCATCCCATGGTGTCGGATCTGCCAGAACAGGCGCTGTTTCATCAGCATGAACTGTAAATGTTGCAGTACAAGAATCTTTCTTTCCACAGAAATCCTGGACAACATACTTATATTCCAATGAAACACCTGCACATGTCGGGTTTGCCGGCAATGTCGGGAATGCTCCTGAAATTTTAGTTACAGGTGCTGTGCCTCCGGTATATTGGAAGCCCAAAATCCATTCATTATAAGCATCGGTAATCGCAGTATTACTGGTACATTCAGGTAAATCAGGATCTGATGGACAGATCGCAACCGGCGGATCCGGTTGGATATTAATCTGAGCCGGTGGTCCCGGGATATCTTTCAACTCGGAAGTCCCAGATTCACCAGATGTTCTGGTTCGTGTAAAAATAGTACTCAGTGTGAAACATGGGTCCGAAGCCAGATCAAATACAGAACTGAGGTTAATGGCACCTTCACACCACTGGTTTACTTTATAATAAGGCATATCTTCGACCAGACCAATATTCGG includes the following:
- a CDS encoding Ig-like domain-containing protein, whose amino-acid sequence is MENLYLSPSKKSVSRCWYCGLTIISLVLTLFLAPLTSTAQKTSDITGNILGIAPVISPANGTAIDGNAYANYHPDSVLYVTYPDGTPVEKEDSVGVQVVHYFGTSGDIFLWNDIDFGLCNGPWDGPGGGVLTVVGDTVYAIPPPGTEYTPGVDDDTVVVYVDDITNKDPTVFITSSKIDDDPNTYKWGEGSNPTKNEIQSAGALFSWGDPSLYGIDGKKGNPKDLWCAFAGDREDTDGSSYIDFEFLQAALWIDSIPEGSASGHFHSDGPDGGRTVDDYLISVEFQQGGADANVIVQRWTYDGLDSQGNPAYSYHVVPSDLVDTENGYPYGAILATVNTEKTYVTFPAFGQTETASITPYCSGVAQTPIEIPNMPYYNVNQWCEGAVNIGALFKLAEKPCYTISTVFIRTRSSGNGPSTLKDIPGPPIQLNITVGTTVAAIHTNVECYGTATGSITATADGEYPDYTYTLLSATNDSLDTKVSAGSVKFENLLAGGYRVAVIDAESCSSDTTDVITITQPPLLTVNAGSDIYVCYEDNEVDLTAAASGGTPGYSYEWFIDAGLSQSAGTGSQITVNPTSTMTYYVRATDQNNCTATDDVDVIVNPAISVDAGTDVYVCYEDNEVTLTATPSGGSGSYSYLWSTGATTASITVSPTSDTNYSVTVTDTGFSPTNGVACSATDDVDV
- a CDS encoding T9SS type A sorting domain-containing protein, which gives rise to MENFYFNSTLKGYHRCWRLGLVFLMLALFSIPITVTAQVTGNVLGVVPVKAPTNGTTIDGDAYANYGVVSTTSGDIFRWDDVYPFNGGGGVYDIIPAPPYAVPHDWTSVVDDFQLVRYFDGVGNKDSTIFTSSNKINDNPNTYEWGVGSAPNKNEIQNAGVIITRGDASLSTPEIPTLDDDIWVSWAADRQAINGSSYIDFEFLQVPLYMDTLGVDAKGFYFGKFTTAAPAETGGRTEGDILVTVEFVNGGPVANVMTYRWEFVGGTWQYNEWAYTPGTILATVNTEKTYVHFPAFGQTEDHVFPNIGLVEDMPYYKVNQWCEGAINLSSVFDLASDPCFTLSTIFTRTRTSGESGTSELKDIPGPPAQINIQPDPPVAICPSDPDLPECTSNTAITDAYNEWILGFQYTGGTAPVTKISGAFPTLPANPTCAGVSLEYKYVVQDFCGKKDSCTATFTVHADETAPVLADPTPWDATACNVAWPTTVSTGWTDNCGIGGELSGTVDGVMVGEGSVDECTQYRDYTFDISDDCGNAAIQKTLRITRHYDVTAPVLADPTPWDATACNVAWPTTVSTGWTDNCGIGGELSGTVDGVMVDDGFVDECTQYRDYTFDITDDCLNAAIQKTLRITRHYDMTAPVLADPTPWDATACNVAWPTTVSTGWTDNCGIGGELSGTVDGVMVGEGSVDECTQYRDYTFDITDDCLNAAIQKTLRITRHYDMTAPVLADPTPWDATACNVAWPTTVSTGWTDNCGIGGELSGTVDGVMVDDGFVDECTQYRDYTFDITDDCLNAAIQKTLRITRHYDVTAPVLADPTPWDATACNVAWPTTVSTGWTDNCGIGGELSGTVDGVMVDDGFVDECTQYRDYTFDITDDCLNAAIQKTLRITRHYDVTAPVLADPTPWDATACNVAWPTTVSTGWTDNCGIGGELSGTVDGVMVGEGSVDECTQYRDYTFDITDDCLNAAIQKTLRITRHYDVTAPVLADPTPWDATACNVAWPTTVSTGWTDNCGIGGELSGTVDGVMVDDGYVDECTQYRDYTFDITDDCLNAAIQKTLRITRHYDVTAPVLADPTPWDATACNVAWPTTVSTGWTDNCGIGGELSGTVDGVMVDDGFVDECTQYRDYTFDITDDCLNAAIQKTLRITRHYDMTAPVLADPTPWDATACNVAWPTTVSTGWTDNCGIGGELSGTVDGVMVGEGSVDECTQYRDYTFNITDDCLNAAIQKTLRITRHYDMTPPVITCPVDVFTVCDDVGDTGEATATDNCDPNPLISYSDETVSMLNGWTTTRTWTATDDCGNSSTCEQIITYTCNPSCNTAYARSDHNECFYDHGFSNWGWTNTLTEGTDEYWPIYAGNPDCDPITASIGSAHVTYSGNTVTVVYMLNAPYYLDEVHVNVGCDMFPMKNGSYTVAPGQYTFGDANMDMPTSYTVQFTNVSGPVWIIVHAVSCKIEGFTPPSSSDSGTYADAISCPEIQESATLTTLKSATVVNAYPNPFSDKITFEFIADRDGTAKIELFNMFGQKVAVILKQQVTKGQNVVTQYTPDGIVSGAYIYRFTLGDTVLNGQLIYDQQK